The Acetivibrio saccincola genome window below encodes:
- the tnpB gene encoding IS66 family insertion sequence element accessory protein TnpB (TnpB, as the term is used for proteins encoded by IS66 family insertion elements, is considered an accessory protein, since TnpC, encoded by a neighboring gene, is a DDE family transposase.): protein MKIYTYEKALFVFCNRQMNKLKVLHFDNGFWLYYYRLEENKFKWPMTKDEALKVDVDELKWLLKGYEVRTTSKFKSVKGRKYF from the coding sequence ATGAAAATCTACACTTATGAAAAGGCACTATTTGTTTTTTGTAACAGACAGATGAACAAACTAAAAGTATTACACTTTGATAATGGATTTTGGTTGTATTACTACCGATTAGAAGAAAATAAATTTAAATGGCCAATGACAAAAGATGAGGCTCTTAAAGTAGACGTAGACGAGTTAAAGTGGTTATTAAAAGGATATGAAGTAAGAACAACTTCAAAATTTAAATCCGTCAAAGGTAGAAAATATTTTTAA